The Aeromicrobium yanjiei genome includes a region encoding these proteins:
- a CDS encoding GntR family transcriptional regulator has protein sequence MPDNSFKGDGVTPIDRSNLTLADKVEARLRDQIVQGERPTGSRLNEVEIASDLGVSRGPVRQALQRLAHLGLVTLESHRGAFVRSLDLGEVRELFELRIALECEAAELAAMRIDRTGLADLARLQDQSTSEVRQSRRPGVFDTLDLHHLIVRHAGNDRLAQAVTQVNVELRLARSRSGATVRRAQEAVEEHRELITYLTSRDAEGARVAMKSHLTASLHNTMQMLQAVDPNTPKGTTHG, from the coding sequence ATGCCTGACAACAGCTTCAAGGGGGACGGCGTCACGCCGATCGACCGCAGCAACCTGACCCTGGCCGACAAGGTCGAGGCCAGGTTGCGCGATCAGATCGTGCAGGGCGAACGTCCCACCGGGTCGCGGCTCAACGAGGTCGAGATCGCCTCCGATCTCGGCGTGAGCCGCGGCCCGGTCCGCCAGGCGCTCCAGCGCCTGGCACACCTCGGGCTGGTGACCCTGGAGTCACACCGAGGAGCCTTCGTCCGCAGCCTCGACCTCGGCGAGGTGCGTGAGCTCTTCGAGCTGCGCATCGCGCTGGAGTGCGAGGCTGCGGAGCTGGCCGCGATGCGGATCGACCGCACGGGCCTGGCCGATCTGGCCCGGCTCCAGGACCAGTCGACGTCCGAGGTGCGGCAGAGCCGGCGGCCCGGGGTGTTCGACACCCTGGACCTGCACCACCTGATCGTGCGGCACGCGGGCAACGATCGCCTCGCGCAGGCCGTCACCCAGGTCAATGTCGAGCTGCGTCTCGCCCGCTCCCGCTCCGGGGCCACGGTCCGCCGTGCGCAGGAGGCGGTCGAGGAGCATCGCGAGCTGATCACCTATCTGACCTCGCGCGACGCCGAAGGCGCCCGCGTCGCGATGAAGAGCCACCTGACGGCCTCCCTGCACAACACGATGCAGATGCTGCAGGCCGTCGATCCGAACACCCCGAAGGGAACCACCCATGGCTGA